In Saccharomyces eubayanus strain FM1318 chromosome II, whole genome shotgun sequence, the genomic stretch TAGCCATCGTTTCCATATTCCATGACACAGAAGTGAACCGCAGAAACGTAGGAGCTACCAGCTTTAGATATTAACCTAATGTTCTCATTAAATATAATAGCAGGGCCTCTTCTGTCCAGTAATATAAAAGTCCCCTCATTATAACCGATAGCAACGAATCCAATGTTACTATTCATGACCGTTGACACTACGCCTTTTTTAGCATGAATCACTGTACTCGGCATAAACCCTTGTTTAACGTTTGAGGGACCTCTATCTCTGACATCGACAAGAATAGTGTTCGAATCATCTAGTGAAAATCTGCTGAATTTCAATTCCAAGGCGTCACTCCTGTGTGAATGTCCGTAAAATCTATTTGtttcgaatttgaaaagaattacATCACCAACTTCGGATGCTACCGCTAGTTCCAAAGTTTCTGGTGCGAATGAAATATTCTCTATAGCCAGAGTGGCACCTCTATTGAGCACTTTAGCAGTATTCACTTCAAACACGGCATTGTCAGTTACTTCACTATGTGAAGCGTCCCATATTCTAACTGACCCATTAACATGGCCAGTCAGTAAAGCAGATCTGGTTTCATGGTTTCTAATATGTCTCATCGCAGGAATCCCGCCTTTAAGAAACGAATCACTTTGTGCGCTTGTCATCATTCCTAGccacaatttttttgggaCTGACTCAGCTACAGAGGTGGTAACTGTTGGTCTGACCCAAGCTAAACTTCGGGGAAATATCGAGGCCCTAGAACTGAAAGATCCTGTTGGATATATTAATGTTTCAAGTTCACCGTCTTCCAAAAGCAATAGAATAAGATTTGTATCATGGCCGCCACCAAAATATGGCGAACCCTTAGGCAAAGGCAGGAAGTTTATAAGGGGCGCCTTGCCGACAAATGAGAATAGCTTTTGCTGTACCGGTTTAGCATAGTACTTGCTCATTGCATCGAACGATGTAATAGAATACATAGGTGTGCCGCCCAAGTCGATCATTATTAGCCCCTGTGGGGAGCCGAGATTGTTTGTAGCCTTTGTTGCAATCAGTAATGATGTATATTCAGGATTACGCTGGCAAAGCCATGCAACTTTGAGAATGGCTGGACTTTCTCTCAAGGAGTCATCTTTTGAAGTGGAATTTGGGAAATTCACGTGTGTTTCGAATATACTTCTCGCTTGAACCAATTTACCACTGCTGACATCCCAAAACACTAAAGAATTATCCTCATGGACGGTTAAAATATGTAACGAATTTGGGTGGTAAAGTGATTGAATGACCTTCGGCGtccttctcttttctaTATTTGTAGATAGGTCACCGCCTGGTGCGTATGGTTCTAGTTGATAGTAGAAATGTTGTTTAATAGTAGCATCTACAAATGAATATATGACGGTGACATGCTCATATGATATCAACACTGTTCCTATATCTCTGGGATTCCACTGAATAGACACAATGGGTGATAGTCTCtcttttggtaaaaacATACTTTTTTGGAAGTTCTCAATTCTCAGTTTAGACATTTGGTTTCTATCCACATCATATATCATTACTGACCCAGTTTCAAGACCGATCAGCAGCCAGTCTAGCGATGGATCCGTTTCGATACAGGTGATTTTGTTTGGGCAAAAAACAGTGGTCAAAACTTGTTTGGAATATACTGAAAGAATCAATACGTTGTTTTTATCATCTACAGCTATCAAATATATTCCCTTAACAAACCTCATGTCCTTAATTTGAGCCCTATTTTTTAGCGTGAATACCACTTCGATTTGTTTTTGGCCATAGATGTGTATTTCGCCTGCGGTAGTAGCAACAGCCAGAAGACTTTGGGTATAGTCAAACGTAGTAATAATTATCCGTCCATTAATACCATACGTAGTTATCCTTTTAGCATCAAAAACTTTAGAGTCGATACCATTTGAGACATCATGAACTCTTGCGGATTTGATTGCATTTGACACATGTTTTAAACGTCTGCTTTTTCTAAACATCTATTAAActcttattattatccGATTAATGCCTCTGTTGCTCTCCATATGTAAGGTGTCTTGCAGTGAGAGTATGTTATGATGAATACTCGACTATTTTCGCTCTTTCTGAAATATTCTCTAATAATATAAACAGAAAGTGGTCATTGTTGAATGTACGGCGTCGCATCGCATCGTCTAAACGAGGTATTTCGTAAgcatctgaaaaaaatggtacgaacaaaaagaaacatcGAGTTTAAAGTCAATAGTTctattatgtatataacaGAATTTCATCAACATCCTCTCTTCATGATGAAGTAGAATAGTTCAACTCTTCTACTCGGATACCCTATGTAAAGATCTAAATAAATTATACCCTTCGTAGTCCCCTCATAAATCCAAATCATCTGGCATAAAGGAAAATCCTCTAAACTCCTCTTGCTGGCCAGTGGTTAAAACAGATGGCAAGGGTGTAAGTGTTGGCGGTGCCGAGGTGAACTCTTGTTCAAAATATGATGTGTCTTCGGGCGATTTGATTTCCGGGATGTATGGTGGCTTGACACGAAGATTTAAGATGTCTTCAAAATTGATGTTGCGGAAGAATGGTTCTTCCATAACTTCAGCGGCATCTCTTGGCCCAGCCCCTAGTCTTTTTTCAGGATCCTTAGTTAAGAGGCCCTGAAATATTTGTACTATCTCACCTGCCATATCTATTGGATATAGTGGTTCATCGGTTAGGATGGCATTGAAAacctcatcctcatcatcGCCTGAAAATGGTGATTGGCACAATAGCATTTGATATAGTAATACTCCAAATGCCCACCAATCTACAGCTTTGGTATATTCCTGCTCCTTTAAGATTTCAGGTGCCATAAATTCCGGTGTACCACAAAATGTGGAAGTCTTATTACCATACCACATTTCATCTTTACATAGCCCATAATCG encodes the following:
- the SRO77 gene encoding putative Rab GTPase-binding protein SRO77 gives rise to the protein MFRKSRRLKHVSNAIKSARVHDVSNGIDSKVFDAKRITTYGINGRIIITTFDYTQSLLAVATTAGEIHIYGQKQIEVVFTLKNRAQIKDMRFVKGIYLIAVDDKNNVLILSVYSKQVLTTVFCPNKITCIETDPSLDWLLIGLETGSVMIYDVDRNQMSKLRIENFQKSMFLPKERLSPIVSIQWNPRDIGTVLISYEHVTVIYSFVDATIKQHFYYQLEPYAPGGDLSTNIEKRRTPKVIQSLYHPNSLHILTVHEDNSLVFWDVSSGKLVQARSIFETHVNFPNSTSKDDSLRESPAILKVAWLCQRNPEYTSLLIATKATNNLGSPQGLIMIDLGGTPMYSITSFDAMSKYYAKPVQQKLFSFVGKAPLINFLPLPKGSPYFGGGHDTNLILLLLEDGELETLIYPTGSFSSRASIFPRSLAWVRPTVTTSVAESVPKKLWLGMMTSAQSDSFLKGGIPAMRHIRNHETRSALLTGHVNGSVRIWDASHSEVTDNAVFEVNTAKVLNRGATLAIENISFAPETLELAVASEVGDVILFKFETNRFYGHSHRSDALELKFSRFSLDDSNTILVDVRDRGPSNVKQGFMPSTVIHAKKGVVSTVMNSNIGFVAIGYNEGTFILLDRRGPAIIFNENIRLISKAGSSYVSAVHFCVMEYGNDGYSSILMLCGTNIGEILTFKILPAAGGRFEVQYIDAMKTNNQGRIAKIDSFAKETGYSCCATIKKMQDLSKGVPIPGFATSSGAADIRLISPGKSKDTHVLFKCPIAASGLSFIPILNSKGESKLATIMIALLVNGDIKILTVPELKEVKNAHCPIPVTAQYIENSSVLQNGDIVIRNGKFQASLISVIDESATGTNSNIDTSQSTPIDTLYNPDLKISYRPQVNSLQWARGTVYCTPYQLDELLGGIERPESKYEESAIAQGTISDGRNSKTEKSFVGNGEHMYAKPVRNKAKSGGYGVLKSVTRAVETRLDTVETTINDYATTMGQTMNDAMEETGRDLMKNAVGF